A genomic segment from Flavobacterium litorale encodes:
- a CDS encoding formimidoylglutamase, producing METIIQLTATDVTKYTAHRSGEIKFGERIITVPKDADLWDFVRTCDADFVLFGIPEDVGVKANFGRVGASSAWESALKSIVNVQHNKFCKGSKLLLLGHLDTAEALEKASKLDVGTTEGRKALSAIIHAIDKEVSHIICNIITAGKIPIIIGGGHNNAYGNIKGTALAKGKPINAINFDAHTDFRILEGRHSGNGFSYAFEEGFLKKYFIFGLHENYNSKGVLEQIKKLNNRVKYNTYEQIAIRKEKNFSDEMGHALGFIEDESFGIEIDLDALPNVASSAITPSGFSIEKVRQFLHYFGKNSNATYLHICEGAPELGEAKNNHVTGKLIAYLITDFMKSKES from the coding sequence ATGGAAACTATTATACAGCTTACAGCTACCGATGTAACAAAGTACACAGCACACCGTAGTGGCGAAATAAAATTTGGCGAGCGTATTATTACTGTACCTAAAGATGCCGATTTGTGGGATTTTGTACGCACCTGCGATGCCGATTTTGTACTGTTTGGCATTCCAGAAGATGTGGGTGTTAAAGCTAATTTTGGGCGTGTTGGTGCTTCCTCTGCATGGGAATCGGCATTAAAAAGTATTGTAAACGTACAGCATAATAAGTTTTGTAAGGGTAGCAAACTATTGCTACTAGGGCATCTTGATACAGCCGAAGCACTTGAAAAAGCTAGCAAACTTGACGTTGGTACTACCGAAGGCAGAAAAGCATTATCTGCAATTATACACGCCATAGATAAAGAAGTTTCACATATTATTTGCAACATAATTACAGCTGGTAAAATACCCATTATTATAGGCGGCGGTCATAATAATGCCTATGGTAATATTAAAGGTACAGCATTAGCAAAAGGCAAACCTATAAATGCTATTAATTTTGATGCGCATACCGATTTCAGAATTCTGGAAGGACGCCATAGTGGTAATGGTTTTTCGTATGCTTTTGAAGAAGGCTTTCTAAAAAAATACTTCATTTTCGGGCTACACGAAAACTACAACTCCAAAGGTGTATTAGAGCAGATAAAAAAACTCAACAATCGTGTAAAATATAATACGTATGAGCAAATTGCCATTCGTAAAGAAAAAAACTTTTCTGACGAAATGGGACATGCTCTGGGTTTTATAGAAGACGAAAGCTTTGGGATAGAGATAGACCTTGATGCGTTGCCTAATGTTGCTAGTAGTGCCATTACGCCATCAGGTTTCAGCATAGAAAAGGTACGCCAATTTTTACATTATTTTGGTAAAAACAGCAATGCCACATACTTACATATATGTGAGGGTGCGCCAGAGTTGGGCGAAGCAAAAAACAACCACGTAACAGGTAAACTTATAGCTTATTTAATTACCGATTTTATGAAATCGAAAGAATCGTAA
- a CDS encoding DEAD/DEAH box helicase, whose translation MKFEDLNLLKNIQHALADQGYEAPTPIQAQAIPIILEDTDLVGCAQTGTGKTAAFAIPILNQLHRIVGSAKKVKYIRTLIITPTRELALQIGESFDTYGKYTNVRQLTIFGGVNQVPQTDQLKKGVDVLIATPGRLLDLYKQGFINLDHLHHLVLDEADQMLDMGFIHDVKKIVKLTPDNRQTLLFSATMPMAIRELADTFLTNPKYVSVTPVSSTAERVKQQIYFVEKSDKRKLLYHLIRNENLSNVLVFTRTKHGADNAVKALKKNGINAGAIHGDKSQNARVRMLDAFKNKEIAVLVATDIAARGIDIDNLPYVINFDLPNIPETYVHRIGRTGRAGNEGIAISFCSKDELPYLKDIEKLIRLKIKVIDGHPYPHKEETGKNAEEQKPDKRNTNNRNNSSKKSNSRKSTTSKKNKKRWY comes from the coding sequence ATGAAATTTGAAGATCTTAATTTACTGAAAAATATACAGCACGCACTTGCTGACCAAGGTTATGAAGCCCCTACTCCAATACAAGCGCAAGCAATACCCATAATACTAGAGGATACTGACTTAGTAGGCTGTGCACAAACAGGTACAGGTAAAACAGCCGCTTTTGCCATACCCATATTAAACCAATTGCACCGTATAGTAGGCTCTGCCAAAAAAGTAAAATACATACGTACATTAATAATTACACCAACGCGCGAATTAGCATTGCAAATTGGCGAAAGTTTTGATACGTATGGTAAATACACCAACGTACGCCAATTAACCATATTTGGAGGGGTTAACCAAGTACCACAAACCGACCAACTTAAAAAAGGAGTTGATGTACTTATTGCAACACCTGGTAGGTTACTGGATTTATACAAACAAGGCTTTATAAACCTTGACCATTTACACCATTTGGTATTGGATGAAGCCGACCAAATGCTAGACATGGGTTTTATTCACGATGTAAAAAAAATAGTAAAACTAACACCCGATAATAGGCAAACGCTACTCTTTTCGGCTACTATGCCTATGGCAATACGCGAGCTTGCCGATACTTTTTTAACAAACCCGAAATATGTTTCGGTAACGCCTGTATCATCTACCGCCGAGCGTGTAAAACAGCAAATTTACTTTGTAGAGAAAAGCGATAAACGCAAATTATTATACCATTTAATTCGTAACGAAAACCTATCGAATGTACTAGTATTTACACGTACTAAACATGGTGCGGACAATGCTGTAAAAGCATTAAAAAAGAATGGTATTAATGCAGGTGCTATACACGGCGATAAATCGCAAAACGCACGGGTACGAATGCTAGATGCCTTTAAAAATAAGGAAATAGCGGTATTGGTAGCTACCGATATTGCAGCGCGTGGAATTGATATTGATAACTTACCGTACGTTATAAACTTTGATTTACCGAATATTCCTGAAACCTATGTACACCGAATTGGGCGTACAGGTAGAGCGGGTAACGAAGGAATTGCTATTTCATTTTGTAGTAAAGATGAATTACCCTATCTTAAAGATATAGAGAAACTTATACGATTAAAAATTAAGGTGATTGATGGGCATCCTTACCCTCATAAAGAGGAAACAGGTAAAAATGCAGAAGAACAAAAACCAGACAAAAGAAATACCAATAATCGTAACAATAGCTCTAAAAAATCAAATTCTCGAAAATCGACTACTTCTAAAAAGAATAAAAAACGATGGTACTAA
- a CDS encoding metallophosphoesterase family protein gives MKKILLLSDTHSHIDDTILKYVRLADEVWHAGDIGDLKVTDAIQKEKPLRAVYGNIDNNEARQEFPLNNRFMCEGVDVWITHIGGYPGKYNVAVRDEIRANPPKLFICGHSHILKVQFDKKLDVLHMNPGAAGVHGFHQVRTMLRFTIDGDKIENLEAIELGRERV, from the coding sequence ATGAAAAAAATTCTATTATTATCTGATACGCATAGCCATATAGACGATACAATTTTAAAATATGTTCGACTTGCTGACGAGGTGTGGCACGCAGGCGATATTGGCGACCTTAAAGTAACGGATGCCATACAAAAAGAGAAACCTTTACGCGCCGTATATGGTAATATTGATAATAACGAAGCACGACAGGAATTCCCATTAAACAACCGTTTTATGTGCGAAGGCGTAGATGTTTGGATAACACATATTGGCGGTTATCCCGGTAAATACAATGTTGCTGTGAGGGATGAAATTAGGGCAAATCCGCCGAAATTATTTATTTGTGGGCATTCGCATATACTTAAAGTGCAATTTGATAAAAAACTAGATGTATTGCATATGAATCCTGGTGCGGCAGGAGTACATGGTTTCCACCAAGTGCGTACCATGCTACGCTTTACTATTGATGGTGATAAAATAGAAAATCTTGAGGCTATAGAGTTGGGGAGAGAAAGGGTTTGA
- the truA gene encoding tRNA pseudouridine(38-40) synthase TruA — MRYFIEFAYNGKNYCGWQYQPHSPSVQETLNKALSTILRADVDITGAGRTDTGVHAKQMYAHFDFDELFDTDLLIHKLNGFLPDDIVIYQFIPVASTAHARFDATSRTYEYHIHTYKDVFNNKGSWYNSNPLDVSAMNEVAKVLFEYTDFKCFSKTHTDVKTFNCVIKEAYWTQNGNQLVFTISADRFLRNMVRAIVGTLIQVGIGKKNIDDFRAVIESQDRSNAGFSVPAHGLYLTKVNYPYL; from the coding sequence TTGAGGTACTTTATCGAATTTGCATACAACGGAAAAAACTATTGTGGGTGGCAATACCAACCGCACAGCCCCTCGGTGCAAGAAACCCTCAACAAAGCATTATCTACTATATTACGAGCAGATGTAGATATTACAGGTGCAGGACGTACTGATACTGGGGTACACGCCAAACAAATGTATGCACATTTTGATTTTGATGAATTATTTGATACCGATTTGTTGATCCATAAACTGAATGGTTTTTTACCTGATGATATTGTTATCTATCAATTTATACCTGTAGCGAGTACAGCACATGCACGTTTTGATGCAACAAGCCGTACGTACGAATACCACATACACACTTATAAAGATGTTTTTAATAACAAAGGGAGTTGGTACAATAGTAACCCTCTGGATGTAAGTGCAATGAACGAAGTAGCAAAAGTGTTGTTTGAGTACACCGATTTTAAATGTTTTAGTAAAACACATACCGATGTTAAAACCTTTAATTGCGTTATAAAAGAAGCGTATTGGACACAGAACGGGAATCAACTTGTTTTTACCATAAGTGCCGACCGCTTTTTGCGCAATATGGTACGCGCCATAGTAGGTACATTAATACAGGTGGGCATTGGCAAGAAAAATATTGACGACTTTAGAGCAGTTATTGAAAGCCAAGACAGGAGTAATGCTGGCTTCTCCGTTCCTGCGCACGGGCTGTACCTAACCAAGGTAAATTATCCGTACCTTTAA
- a CDS encoding ABC transporter ATP-binding protein, with amino-acid sequence MKPIKIKSTSLKKVLRFAKPYKKRYISVILFAILLSLFAALRPYLLKQTVDSYVSTGNKEGLLHYILLMGFVLFCEVASQFYFVYWANWLGQDIVKDIREKLFSHISAFKMKFYDSEPVGKLVTRTVFDIESIAKIFSQGLFMIISDLFKMVVVLGFMFYMNWKLTLIVLLAMPILLYAIRVFQLKMKGAFQEVRTQVANLNTFVQERLTGMKIVQLFNREDIEYEKFKVINKKHNKAWLRNILYNSIFFPIADTISSITLGFIIWYGGLNIINGDNITSFGDLFAYTMLISMLFNPLRQIADKFNELQMGIIASDRVLELLEIEEFVQTQGTKQAKHFKGEITFKDVRFGYIPEEEVIKGINLNVKAGETIAIVGATGAGKSTIINLLNRFYEIDSGSIMVDGTNINQFQLNSLRKQIAIVLQDVFLFADSILNNITLNNPNITRKDVIQAAKDIGVNDFIMSLPNGYDYNVKERGVMLSSGQRQLIAFLRAYVSNPSILILDEATSSVDTYSEELIQTATEKITQGRTSIVIAHRLATIVNADKIIVMDKGLIVEEGTHQQLIDRETGYYKNLYDSQFAVEAGE; translated from the coding sequence ATGAAACCCATAAAGATAAAATCTACATCGTTAAAAAAAGTATTGCGCTTTGCAAAACCCTATAAAAAACGATACATAAGCGTAATACTATTTGCAATACTACTTTCCCTATTTGCAGCACTACGCCCCTATTTATTAAAGCAAACGGTAGATAGTTACGTAAGCACGGGCAATAAAGAAGGTTTACTCCATTACATACTATTAATGGGGTTTGTGCTTTTTTGCGAAGTAGCATCGCAATTTTATTTTGTGTACTGGGCAAACTGGTTAGGGCAGGATATTGTAAAAGATATTCGCGAAAAACTATTCAGCCATATTTCGGCTTTTAAAATGAAGTTTTACGACAGCGAGCCTGTAGGGAAACTCGTAACCCGTACCGTTTTCGATATCGAGTCGATAGCCAAAATATTTAGCCAAGGATTGTTCATGATTATTAGCGACCTGTTTAAAATGGTTGTTGTACTCGGCTTTATGTTTTACATGAACTGGAAACTAACACTAATAGTGCTCCTTGCTATGCCTATATTACTATATGCAATACGCGTTTTTCAGTTAAAAATGAAAGGAGCATTCCAAGAAGTACGTACACAAGTAGCCAACCTAAACACCTTTGTACAAGAAAGGCTAACAGGTATGAAAATTGTACAGCTATTTAACCGTGAGGATATTGAATACGAAAAATTTAAAGTAATAAACAAAAAGCACAATAAAGCATGGCTACGCAACATCCTCTATAACTCCATCTTCTTCCCTATTGCCGATACCATTTCATCCATAACATTAGGATTCATCATTTGGTATGGCGGGCTAAATATTATCAATGGCGATAATATTACAAGTTTTGGCGACCTTTTCGCCTATACCATGCTTATAAGTATGCTATTTAACCCATTACGCCAAATAGCCGATAAATTTAACGAGCTCCAAATGGGTATTATAGCCTCCGATAGGGTTTTAGAGTTACTCGAAATAGAAGAGTTTGTACAAACACAGGGTACCAAACAGGCAAAACACTTTAAAGGTGAAATTACTTTTAAAGATGTACGCTTTGGGTACATTCCCGAAGAAGAAGTTATTAAAGGCATTAACCTCAATGTAAAAGCAGGCGAAACCATAGCTATAGTAGGTGCCACAGGAGCAGGAAAATCGACGATAATTAACTTACTCAATCGTTTTTACGAGATAGATAGCGGTAGCATTATGGTAGATGGTACAAACATCAACCAATTCCAACTAAACAGCTTACGGAAACAAATAGCCATTGTGTTGCAAGACGTTTTCCTGTTTGCAGATAGCATACTCAACAACATTACACTAAATAACCCAAACATTACGCGCAAAGACGTTATACAAGCCGCTAAAGATATTGGCGTAAACGACTTTATTATGAGCCTACCCAACGGTTACGACTACAATGTAAAAGAGCGCGGCGTAATGCTATCCTCAGGGCAACGGCAACTTATCGCATTTTTACGAGCCTATGTAAGCAACCCAAGTATATTAATACTGGACGAAGCAACATCATCCGTAGATACCTATTCGGAAGAACTAATACAAACTGCAACCGAAAAAATTACCCAAGGACGTACCTCCATAGTAATTGCACACCGCTTGGCTACCATTGTAAACGCCGATAAAATTATTGTAATGGACAAAGGCTTAATTGTAGAAGAAGGCACCCATCAACAACTTATTGACCGAGAAACGGGCTACTACAAAAATTTATACGATTCGCAGTTTGCGGTGGAGGCTGGAGAGTAA
- a CDS encoding AAA family ATPase, with translation MIKKIQTINDFGVYKDFNWGKISNFKKKNILYGWNYSGKTTLSRLFECLRDKKVHPHFENSQFKIIVEENTEINQNNIDTSNEKILIYNSDYILENLRWDLDNKINGITFDVGEKILVREKIQKNKLTISKINGNENESGRKEIYLNALHNFYPFEEYKFSNEAKKIKNDIFNSLIDFDKRHYKKIKNEVISNLNEHILDNEKLIYCKKVSIASNNKDKIGLIDYDINLNSIIISVNNVLAHELDPENIIEIFSTSVQSWLKEGILLHENENNCLFCGNNLSNIRKKTLNDYLSSEVSKLRDRTSSLILEIEDEIQKINEIKLPKSKNDFFESYQRDYNLQLENLNQYIPKIIDYFKLLIDKLKEKESNKIFKSITVHSLESEIINEFKISILAINNIINDNNDLIDNFIDIQNDSRLLVKKHYVADYLIEEDYLIKEKKKDFAMRCLERYEKLVKKLEENNYDLESELKSITLGRKEFNDFINKFLNRDDIKIEVSEDEKFILKRGNVIAQNFSEGEKTAISFSYFLVTLQSLFKKNELFEYIIFIDDPISSLDINHITQVYSIINSFFFRKGIDENNSEKIVECFKQLFISTHNSDFFAFLKDSNRINKKKKIDGYQQPTSEYYLIQKVSKSASEIKPLPKSLKNHKSEYLYLFELIFGFHSSLDKENDERLILLPNAIRRFLEIYTLMKLPSSTDEVDNRLKILFPEYSELKTLHHFSHFTNLDKVTKHDSLIMNLPQAIDELINILEKDEIHFNSLKSGFNLN, from the coding sequence ATGATTAAAAAAATACAAACTATTAATGACTTTGGAGTTTATAAAGACTTCAACTGGGGAAAAATCTCAAATTTTAAGAAAAAAAATATCCTATACGGCTGGAATTACTCAGGAAAAACAACTTTGTCAAGACTATTTGAGTGTTTGAGAGATAAAAAAGTTCACCCACACTTCGAAAACAGCCAATTTAAAATTATTGTCGAAGAAAACACAGAAATCAATCAAAATAATATAGACACTTCTAATGAAAAAATATTAATCTATAATTCAGATTACATATTAGAAAATTTGCGATGGGACTTAGACAATAAAATTAACGGAATAACATTTGACGTTGGCGAAAAAATTTTAGTAAGAGAAAAAATACAAAAAAACAAGTTAACAATCAGTAAAATAAATGGAAATGAAAATGAGAGTGGTAGAAAAGAAATTTACTTAAATGCTCTTCATAACTTTTATCCTTTTGAAGAATATAAATTTTCAAATGAAGCTAAAAAAATTAAAAATGATATCTTTAATAGCTTAATTGATTTTGATAAGCGTCATTATAAAAAAATTAAGAATGAGGTTATTTCAAATTTAAATGAACACATTTTAGACAACGAAAAACTAATTTACTGCAAAAAAGTATCTATTGCTTCGAACAACAAAGATAAGATTGGTCTAATAGATTATGACATTAACTTAAATAGTATTATTATTTCGGTCAACAATGTGTTGGCTCACGAATTAGATCCTGAAAACATAATTGAAATTTTCTCAACTAGTGTTCAAAGTTGGTTAAAAGAAGGTATACTGTTACATGAAAATGAAAATAATTGCTTGTTTTGCGGCAATAATTTATCCAATATAAGAAAAAAGACCTTAAATGATTATTTATCAAGCGAAGTGTCAAAGCTAAGAGATAGAACTTCTAGCTTAATACTGGAAATCGAAGATGAAATACAAAAGATTAATGAAATAAAGCTCCCTAAAAGTAAAAATGATTTTTTTGAATCTTACCAAAGAGATTATAATTTACAATTAGAGAATTTGAACCAGTATATACCTAAAATTATTGATTACTTCAAATTGCTGATAGATAAACTCAAAGAAAAAGAATCTAATAAAATATTCAAGTCAATAACTGTACACTCACTCGAATCAGAAATAATAAATGAGTTTAAAATCTCAATATTAGCAATAAATAACATTATAAACGACAATAACGATCTAATCGATAATTTTATAGATATTCAAAACGATTCTAGGCTTTTAGTAAAAAAACATTATGTAGCTGACTACCTGATTGAAGAAGATTATCTAATTAAGGAAAAAAAGAAAGATTTTGCAATGCGTTGTTTAGAGCGATACGAAAAGTTGGTAAAAAAGCTTGAAGAAAATAATTATGACCTAGAATCAGAACTAAAAAGTATTACATTAGGGAGAAAAGAATTTAATGATTTTATAAATAAATTTCTAAACAGAGACGATATTAAAATAGAGGTTAGTGAAGACGAAAAGTTTATTTTAAAAAGAGGAAACGTCATTGCTCAAAATTTCAGTGAAGGTGAAAAAACAGCAATCTCTTTTTCGTACTTTTTGGTGACTTTGCAAAGTTTGTTCAAAAAAAATGAACTTTTTGAGTATATCATTTTTATAGATGATCCCATATCTAGTTTAGATATTAATCACATTACACAAGTTTATTCAATAATAAACTCATTTTTTTTCAGAAAAGGAATCGACGAAAATAATAGTGAAAAGATTGTTGAGTGTTTTAAACAATTATTTATATCAACACATAATTCTGATTTTTTTGCTTTTTTAAAAGATTCAAATCGTATAAACAAAAAAAAGAAAATTGATGGTTATCAACAACCTACTTCAGAATATTATTTGATTCAAAAAGTGTCAAAATCTGCATCTGAAATAAAGCCATTACCCAAAAGTCTTAAAAATCATAAATCAGAATATTTATACTTGTTTGAGTTAATTTTCGGTTTTCATTCATCTTTAGATAAAGAGAATGATGAGCGATTAATTCTATTACCTAATGCGATTAGACGATTTTTAGAAATTTATACTTTAATGAAATTACCAAGCTCAACTGATGAGGTTGATAATCGATTAAAAATATTATTCCCTGAATATAGTGAACTAAAAACTTTACATCATTTTTCTCATTTTACAAATCTTGATAAAGTTACAAAACATGATAGCTTGATAATGAATTTACCACAAGCAATAGATGAATTAATCAATATCTTAGAAAAAGATGAAATTCATTTTAATTCGTTAAAATCAGGCTTTAATCTAAACTAA